One stretch of Oncorhynchus masou masou isolate Uvic2021 chromosome 9, UVic_Omas_1.1, whole genome shotgun sequence DNA includes these proteins:
- the LOC135546693 gene encoding ras-related protein Rap-2b-like, with amino-acid sequence MREYKVVVLGSGGVGKSALTVQFVTGSFIEKYDPTIEDFYRKEIEVDSSPSVLEILDTAGTEQFASMRDLYIKNGQGFILVYSLVNQQSFQDIKPMRDQIIRVKRYERVPMILVGNKVDLEGEREVSAGEGKALADEWNCPFMETSAKNKGSVDELFAEIVRQMNYSSAPGRNDQCCSSCVIL; translated from the coding sequence ATGAGAGAATACAAAGTAGTGGTTCTCGGATCTGGCGGGGTTGGCAAATCCGCATTGACTGTGCAATTCGTAACGGGATCCTTTATAGAGAAATATGATCCCACGATAGAGGATTTCTACCGAAAGGAGATCGAGGTGGACTCGTCGCCTTCCGTTCTGGAGATACTGGACACGGCGGGGACCGAGCAGTTCGCCTCCATGCGAGACCTGTACATCAAAAACGGGCAGGGCTTCATCCTAGTCTACAGCTTGGTCAACCAACAAAGCTTCCAAGACATCAAACCAATGAGGGATCAGATAATTCGGGTGAAACGGTACGAGAGGGTGCCGATGATTCTGGTCGGGAATAAAGTGGACCTGGAGGGCGAGAGGGAGGTCTCGGCCGGGGAGGGGAAAGCACTGGCGGATGAGTGGAATTGCCCGTTTATGGAAACTTCAGCCAAAAATAAAGGCTCAGTGGACGAACTGTTTGCAGAGATCGTCAGACAGATGAACTATTCTTCAGCACCAGGCAGAAACGACCAGTGCTGCTCGTCTTGTGTTATTCTTTAA